In the genome of Carnobacterium viridans, one region contains:
- the purF gene encoding amidophosphoribosyltransferase translates to MFAETKSLNEECGVFGIWGDPSASQLTYFGLHSLQHRGQEGAGIVSCDNGKLLVHRNLGLISEVFKNGDDLKRLSGDRAIGHVRYSTSGQNSIENVQPFLYHFYNLDIAICHNGNLVNAQSLRRKLEEDGAIFHSTSDTEVLIHLIRRSQKDTLIDKIKESLNLVKGGFTYVLMTEEKMFGAVDANSLRPLVIGQLPNGAYVMASETCAIDTIGAEFVRNVNAGELAIIDSTGLTIEKYTENTSISIAAMEYIYFARPDSNIAGVNVHTARKRMGKRLALESPMVNGDIVIGVPNSSISAASGYAEESGIPYEMGLIKNQYVGRTFIQPTQELRELGAKMKLSAVKGVVQGKVVVMVDDSIVRGTTSKRIVMLLKEAGAKEVHVRIASPPLIFPSFYGIDITKSAELIAARMTIPEISDYIGADSLSFLSQKGLIDSIGLKFDSPYSGLCMDSFNGDYPAGLYDYEEDYLKNMTEIQKENLRGV, encoded by the coding sequence ATGTTTGCTGAAACAAAAAGCTTAAATGAAGAGTGCGGGGTATTTGGCATTTGGGGTGATCCAAGTGCTAGCCAACTGACTTATTTTGGATTGCATAGTTTGCAGCATCGCGGACAAGAAGGTGCTGGAATCGTTTCTTGTGATAATGGGAAACTATTGGTTCATCGCAATCTTGGGTTGATTAGTGAAGTCTTTAAAAATGGAGACGACCTTAAACGATTGTCAGGAGATCGTGCTATCGGACACGTGCGCTATTCTACATCTGGCCAGAACAGCATCGAAAACGTACAACCTTTCTTGTATCATTTCTATAATTTAGATATCGCGATTTGTCACAATGGAAACTTGGTGAATGCCCAGAGCTTGCGACGTAAGCTGGAAGAAGATGGAGCAATTTTCCATTCGACATCAGATACGGAAGTGTTGATCCATCTCATTAGACGTAGCCAGAAAGACACATTGATCGATAAAATAAAGGAAAGCCTGAACCTTGTTAAAGGTGGGTTTACTTATGTCCTCATGACAGAAGAAAAGATGTTCGGTGCCGTTGATGCGAACTCTTTACGCCCACTGGTGATTGGACAATTGCCAAATGGTGCCTATGTGATGGCAAGTGAAACGTGTGCGATCGATACAATTGGCGCAGAGTTTGTCCGTAATGTTAATGCCGGAGAATTGGCAATTATTGACAGCACTGGCTTAACGATTGAAAAATACACAGAAAATACTAGTATTTCTATCGCGGCAATGGAGTATATCTATTTTGCTCGACCAGATTCGAACATAGCCGGTGTGAATGTACATACGGCACGCAAAAGAATGGGAAAACGGTTGGCGCTGGAATCTCCTATGGTAAATGGCGATATCGTTATTGGTGTTCCTAATTCATCAATATCCGCAGCTAGCGGTTATGCTGAAGAGAGTGGTATCCCTTATGAAATGGGGCTTATTAAGAATCAATACGTAGGGCGTACGTTTATTCAACCGACACAAGAACTGCGCGAATTGGGTGCGAAAATGAAATTATCCGCCGTCAAAGGAGTCGTGCAAGGAAAAGTTGTTGTCATGGTAGATGACTCAATCGTCCGAGGCACAACCAGCAAACGAATTGTCATGTTATTGAAAGAAGCCGGAGCGAAAGAGGTCCATGTTCGGATTGCTTCTCCCCCTTTGATATTTCCAAGCTTTTACGGGATTGATATCACCAAGTCAGCGGAATTGATAGCTGCAAGAATGACAATTCCTGAAATAAGTGATTATATCGGAGCAGACAGTTTGTCATTTCTCAGCCAAAAAGGCTTAATTGATTCAATTGGATTGAAATTTGATAGTCCTTATTCAGGATTATGCATGGACAGCTTCAATGGAGATTATCCAGCAGGTCTGTACGACTATGAAGAAGACTATCTAAAGAATATGACTGAAATTCAAAAAGAAAATCTTAGAGGAGTGTAA
- the purM gene encoding phosphoribosylformylglycinamidine cyclo-ligase: MGNAYAKAGVDVTAGYETVERIKKHVNRTKRPGVFGEIGGFGGHFDLGELNYKKPVLISGTDGVGTKLLLAIESGKWDTIGIDCVAMCVNDIVAQGAEPLYFLDYIAVGKNHPEKIEQIVAGVADGCVQSGAALIGGETAEMPDMYNPEDFDLAGFTVGIAEKDALLSAALVKEGDVLIGLPSSGIHSNGYSLVRKIFFKDHAYTLTDKVPGLTNQELGDVLLTPTKIYVNALLPLIKKHLLHSVAHITGGGFIENIPRMLPENVQAQIQLGSWPVLPIFQTMKTIGEIPEADMYEIFNMGIGMVLSVAPEKVSEVLGILEENNEKGYVIGSVVSKESEGKVILKEKQL; the protein is encoded by the coding sequence ATGGGAAATGCCTATGCGAAAGCGGGTGTAGATGTCACAGCAGGTTATGAAACAGTCGAACGCATCAAAAAACATGTTAACCGTACGAAACGACCGGGTGTTTTTGGTGAAATCGGTGGATTCGGTGGTCATTTTGATCTTGGCGAACTCAACTATAAAAAGCCCGTTCTTATATCTGGGACGGATGGTGTTGGGACAAAACTACTGTTGGCCATTGAATCTGGAAAATGGGACACAATTGGAATCGATTGTGTCGCGATGTGTGTCAATGATATTGTAGCGCAGGGTGCAGAACCCCTTTACTTCTTAGATTATATTGCAGTTGGGAAAAATCATCCTGAAAAAATCGAGCAAATTGTAGCTGGTGTAGCAGACGGGTGTGTCCAATCGGGAGCGGCTTTGATTGGTGGTGAAACAGCTGAAATGCCGGATATGTATAATCCGGAAGACTTTGATTTGGCTGGATTTACGGTTGGTATTGCTGAAAAGGATGCTTTATTATCTGCTGCGTTAGTCAAAGAAGGAGACGTTTTAATTGGGTTACCTTCATCGGGAATCCATTCAAATGGTTATTCATTAGTACGAAAAATTTTCTTTAAAGATCATGCGTATACATTAACGGATAAAGTGCCAGGATTAACTAATCAAGAGTTGGGCGATGTTTTATTGACGCCAACAAAAATTTACGTGAATGCTTTACTGCCATTGATAAAAAAACACTTGCTTCATAGTGTTGCCCATATCACAGGGGGTGGATTCATTGAGAATATTCCGCGGATGCTTCCTGAGAACGTGCAAGCTCAGATTCAGTTAGGGAGCTGGCCAGTGTTGCCAATCTTTCAAACGATGAAAACAATTGGTGAAATTCCAGAAGCTGATATGTATGAAATATTCAACATGGGAATCGGCATGGTTCTTTCGGTTGCTCCTGAAAAAGTATCTGAAGTATTAGGCATCCTTGAAGAGAACAATGAAAAAGGATATGTGATTGGTTCGGTAGTTTCAAAGGAATCAGAGGGAAAAGTCATTTTGAAAGAGAAGCAACTATGA